A genomic window from Anthocerotibacter panamensis C109 includes:
- a CDS encoding glycosyltransferase: MLRHATVSLFLPTLEGGGAERAMLHLAEGFTACGLKTDLILAQAKGKYLSMVPDGIRVIDLQAHAPVLLRKTLALQRYLRRERPAVLLTTLDIVNAAAWARRMAGVPTRVVMVVQTNLSAQFRDYTDGTGWLRPQLVRWFYPWADQIITASQGVAEDLAQISGLPLGEMRVIYNPVVTPRFLQMVQQPVPHPWFAAGQPPVILGVGRLVRQKDFPTLIRSFAQIRPQVPARLVILGEGEERANLEFLVRQLGLTDAVDLPGFVENPYAYMAQASVFALSSTHEGFGNVVAEALGAGTAVVSTDCPSGPAEILGWGRYGTLTPVGDARALAQGIVRTLQKPPGSEGLRQRARAFSLMAIVEQYCEVLEKLMQQPKAGWR, encoded by the coding sequence ATGCTGCGCCATGCAACTGTCAGTTTATTTCTTCCTACCCTGGAGGGCGGCGGGGCCGAGCGGGCCATGCTGCATCTGGCCGAAGGTTTTACAGCGTGTGGCCTCAAGACCGACTTGATCCTCGCTCAGGCCAAAGGGAAGTATCTCTCCATGGTGCCCGATGGAATACGGGTGATTGACCTACAGGCCCACGCCCCGGTCTTGCTCCGTAAAACCCTGGCCCTCCAGCGTTATCTACGGCGCGAGCGACCGGCGGTTTTGCTGACCACCCTCGATATCGTCAACGCAGCAGCCTGGGCACGTCGTATGGCCGGGGTCCCCACGCGGGTCGTCATGGTCGTACAGACGAATCTCTCCGCCCAATTCCGGGATTACACCGATGGCACCGGCTGGTTGCGGCCCCAACTGGTGAGGTGGTTTTACCCTTGGGCCGACCAGATCATCACGGCCTCTCAGGGAGTCGCAGAGGACCTAGCACAGATCTCCGGGCTACCCCTAGGCGAGATGCGGGTCATCTACAACCCAGTGGTGACCCCCCGCTTTCTACAGATGGTGCAGCAGCCCGTACCGCACCCCTGGTTTGCTGCGGGGCAACCCCCGGTCATTCTGGGGGTGGGACGGCTCGTCCGCCAAAAAGATTTCCCGACGCTGATCCGCAGTTTTGCCCAGATCCGACCACAGGTTCCTGCCCGTCTGGTGATCCTAGGCGAAGGGGAGGAGCGCGCCAACCTGGAGTTTTTGGTCCGCCAACTCGGTCTGACGGACGCGGTGGACCTGCCGGGATTTGTGGAAAACCCCTATGCCTATATGGCCCAGGCGTCGGTCTTCGCGCTCTCCTCGACCCACGAGGGCTTTGGCAACGTCGTAGCGGAAGCGCTAGGGGCAGGGACGGCGGTCGTCTCCACCGACTGCCCCAGTGGACCGGCAGAAATCCTAGGTTGGGGCCGCTACGGAACCTTAACGCCCGTCGGGGACGCCAGAGCGTTGGCCCAAGGGATTGTGCGGACCCTACAAAAACCCCCAGGATCTGAAGGATTGCGCCAGCGTGCCCGAGCTTTTTCGCTGATGGCAATTGTCGAACAATACTGCGAGGTCCTCGAAAAACTCATGCAACAGCCCAAAGCAGGTTGGCGATGA
- a CDS encoding glycosyltransferase family 4 protein: MRILHILNDLHNLGNGIVNHVVDLAIAQQASGHRVTVLSSGGEHGALLAAHGVTLTTLLMNRTLWLQPLHIVQALQTINHQIAHFDIVHAHMMSGLLLAYSGCLRQGIPLIASMHNSWQHHARLMRLADHLIAGSQAVAQQLFTWGVKPDQVSVVANGTGGTYRYQALPAAPVSALPAGRRVLTVAGLFDRKGIHILLEAVPLVAAVVPQVRFCIVGDGPDRARYQQKVQEAGIGLWVTFLGFRPRFDNLLPLAELLVHPPLADPAPLVIPETLAAGIPIVGTSVGGIPEALAFGQAGLLVPPGNPQALASAVLQVLTDPTLAATLQLRSQERAACYTTQAMAAQTVAVYEKVLTRAVYVPPARPAPKST, from the coding sequence ATGCGAATCTTACATATCCTCAATGACCTCCATAACTTGGGCAACGGCATTGTCAACCACGTAGTCGATCTCGCCATTGCCCAGCAGGCGAGCGGTCATCGGGTCACTGTCCTCTCCTCAGGAGGGGAACACGGGGCACTCCTGGCTGCCCACGGAGTCACCCTCACCACCCTGCTGATGAACCGCACGCTCTGGCTCCAGCCGCTGCACATCGTTCAGGCCCTCCAGACCATCAACCACCAGATCGCACACTTCGATATCGTCCACGCCCATATGATGAGCGGGTTACTCCTGGCTTATTCCGGCTGCCTGCGCCAAGGCATTCCCCTGATCGCCAGTATGCACAACTCCTGGCAGCACCATGCCCGACTCATGCGCCTTGCGGACCATCTGATCGCCGGGAGTCAAGCAGTAGCCCAACAACTGTTTACCTGGGGCGTGAAGCCAGACCAAGTATCGGTGGTCGCTAATGGGACAGGTGGAACCTACCGCTATCAGGCGCTCCCCGCTGCGCCCGTCAGCGCCCTACCCGCAGGGCGCAGGGTCTTGACGGTGGCGGGGCTTTTTGACCGCAAGGGGATTCACATCCTGCTAGAGGCGGTTCCTCTCGTCGCTGCGGTCGTCCCTCAGGTGCGCTTCTGTATCGTTGGGGACGGCCCGGACCGCGCCCGCTATCAGCAAAAGGTCCAGGAAGCGGGGATTGGGCTGTGGGTCACCTTCTTGGGATTTCGCCCGCGCTTTGACAATCTGCTGCCCTTGGCGGAACTGCTCGTACACCCCCCGCTTGCCGACCCCGCGCCCTTGGTCATCCCCGAGACGCTGGCGGCAGGAATTCCGATTGTGGGGACATCCGTGGGGGGTATCCCCGAAGCGCTCGCCTTTGGGCAAGCCGGTCTACTCGTCCCCCCCGGCAATCCTCAAGCGCTCGCCAGCGCCGTACTCCAAGTCCTGACGGACCCGACTTTAGCTGCGACCCTCCAGCTACGTAGTCAAGAACGAGCCGCCTGCTATACCACCCAAGCCATGGCCGCCCAAACCGTGGCGGTTTACGAGAAGGTGCTGACCCGTGCTGTCTACGTCCCCCCGGCCCGACCTGCGCCCAAGAGCACTTGA
- a CDS encoding glycoside hydrolase family protein: MKGPLRVALALLGLTAGLLGNGLRAQPEQARSADSFVDSVGVAVHLRFLDTAYGNYYGLIKPKLQELGVRHIRDGGDDAQFFQKLNDLAGVGIRSLLVMDPRDGIDPARAVAIAKTVAPSIEAVEQPNEYDFSGDPNWAATLKNYDASLWTAFKSDPAVASLPMIGTAFVSFDATNTVGDLSPYVDSSNMHPLRYFPPDNDQNNAAPNNIAVEAAFRAKPFGNKPMWASETSYDAGCPGLGNGITEAAQGKYVPRFLLQWFNTGLVRTYIYELMDEKPDNCTNAELHFGILRNDGSPKPAFTAVKNLLALLRDPGVPFNPGSLDYTLSGNTTNLRHTLLQKRDRSFYLILWQAAKSSYWPGEARSGQDIYVAPTQVTLTLNTKITQATTYLPNTSTNPTGQYTKPTQINLSVPDYPLVLALF, encoded by the coding sequence ATGAAGGGGCCTCTTCGCGTAGCCCTGGCGCTTCTGGGGCTCACAGCAGGTCTGCTAGGCAACGGATTACGCGCCCAGCCCGAGCAAGCCAGGAGTGCCGACAGCTTTGTGGATTCCGTCGGTGTGGCGGTGCACCTCCGGTTTTTGGATACTGCCTACGGCAACTACTACGGTCTCATCAAGCCCAAGCTACAAGAGTTGGGCGTGCGCCATATCCGCGATGGCGGAGACGACGCGCAGTTCTTCCAAAAGCTCAATGACCTGGCAGGTGTGGGCATCCGCTCCTTGTTGGTGATGGACCCACGCGACGGCATTGACCCGGCGCGGGCGGTGGCGATTGCCAAGACCGTAGCTCCTTCCATAGAAGCGGTCGAGCAGCCCAACGAATATGACTTTTCCGGTGACCCCAACTGGGCAGCTACGCTCAAAAACTACGATGCCAGCCTCTGGACAGCATTCAAGTCAGACCCAGCGGTAGCCAGCCTACCGATGATTGGTACAGCCTTCGTCAGTTTTGATGCCACCAACACTGTCGGCGACCTCAGCCCCTATGTTGACTCCTCGAATATGCACCCGCTGCGTTATTTCCCTCCCGATAACGACCAAAACAATGCCGCCCCCAACAATATCGCCGTCGAGGCTGCTTTTCGGGCTAAACCCTTCGGCAACAAGCCGATGTGGGCTTCGGAGACGAGCTACGACGCGGGCTGTCCCGGCTTGGGCAATGGCATCACCGAAGCCGCTCAAGGCAAGTACGTCCCGCGCTTCTTGTTGCAGTGGTTTAACACCGGGCTGGTGCGTACTTATATTTATGAATTGATGGACGAGAAGCCGGACAACTGCACCAACGCCGAGCTGCACTTTGGGATCTTGCGCAACGATGGTTCCCCCAAGCCCGCCTTCACCGCCGTCAAAAACTTGCTTGCGCTCCTGCGCGATCCCGGCGTGCCCTTCAATCCCGGATCGCTGGACTACACCCTGTCGGGCAACACTACCAACTTGCGCCATACCCTGCTCCAAAAGCGAGACAGGAGCTTTTACTTAATCCTGTGGCAGGCAGCCAAAAGCTCATATTGGCCGGGGGAAGCCCGCTCGGGACAGGATATCTACGTCGCGCCCACCCAAGTCACCCTCACCCTCAACACCAAGATCACTCAGGCGACCACCTACCTGCCCAACACCTCCACCAATCCCACGGGGCAATACACCAAGCCGACGCAGATCAACCTGAGTGTGCCGGACTACCCACTGGTTCTAGCCCTTTTTTGA